The Anomaloglossus baeobatrachus isolate aAnoBae1 chromosome 4, aAnoBae1.hap1, whole genome shotgun sequence genome contains the following window.
cagcacccggcaaacccgggcaaatgctggggccctggagagctcactcggcctcgtcagttcttctgtcccttggccggggcccacttgcctttacagttctgctgccccggccgagttccggggaccgcaatcctcggcagcaatctgcggcgccgtcactttaaggtgcgcagacatcctggtttgaacttcatctgtgggcggaggtaccgccttctcagtcccacagatgatggaggcgagcttctgtccggcgctgtgtgggccccctctccaccgtgacctaatcgggtaagtgcagattgtgtgtgtgtttgtctgtatgtagcagagttgtgtgtgtgtgtgtctgtctgtatgtagcagagttgtgtgtgtgtgtgtaagtgtatatgactgtatagatttgtctgtttatatgtatttttgtgagtttgtctttaaatatgtatatgtacgtgttcgtatcggtgtctgtgtgtggatggggcccacaagAACCTGGAGCCGGCCCCGCGTGGTGCTTTTATGTCTAGGGTTAGGGTTTCTCCCGCTCTGTGTGATCCGCGGGGTCAGGCGGAGGTCTCTGCTGTGCGGGAAGATCTGATCGTAATTACACCGCCACATACAGTATactcagcgctgtgcaggggtataCAGCGCTATATGGAGGGTGAGCGGCGCTCTGGGGTAATACAGCCATGAGGATTATACAGAATATTATATTCACAAAGGATCGGACCAAGTCACTCAGTAAAATACGAAATCCCGGGAGCAACAGGATAAATACTAGAAATTCCCGCAATTCCCGGCTCCTCTGATCTCACTCAGGTCCAAGGATCAACCGAGAACAGAAAAGCTGAACCCTGTGGATGCGGCCGGAGCGACTGTCTGCAGCGCCGGGAGCGACTGTCTGCAGCGGCCGATGGCGAATACAGGCGAGAAACGGATGTAACACAAGTGCTGTATACGGACAGGTCAGGGGTATATAGCGCTATATGGGAGGCGGGGATCGAGTATAAGCGGAGCAGTGAGAGCGAGTCACAACCCAGATCATAAACCCGAGTGCAACTTATTATACCCACTGAGCCAACCTAATACACAGCACTAAATCCACTGCCGGGTGCGGCTCATCCCCCCTATTATAGAAACTCCACCAAGTAACATCTGCAGAGATCACAGCAGAGATGagcggcgccagctcctgtgaggacggggtcagctcctgtgaggacggggtcagctcctgtgaggacggggccagctcctgtgaggatggggtcagctcctgtgaggacggggccagctcttgtgaggacggggccagctcctgtgaggacggggtcagctcctgtgaggacggggccagctcttgtgaggacggggccagctcctgtgaggacggggccagctcttgtgaggacggggccagctcctgtgaggacggggtcagctcctgtgaggacggggccagctcctgtgaggacggggtggtggctcttagaagagcctttgtgttgtggaggatgcggggtcagcggcgtcacttgcccttcttgctgctctccgtcttcttgggcagcagcacggcctggatgttgggcaggacgcctccctgggcgatggtcaccccacccagcagcctgttcagctcctcgtcattgcgcacggccagctgcaggtgccgggggatgatgcgggtcttcttgttgtcccgggcggcattgccggccaattccaggatctcagcggtcagatactccagcacagcggccagatagaccggagcgccggcgcccaccctctcggcgtagttgcccttgcggagaagcctgtgcacacgaccgaccgggaactgcagtcctgcccgggatgagcgggtcttggccTTAGCTCGGGTCTTCCCTCCTTGTTTGCCGCGTCCTGACATAATTGTTCCAGCTAAGAAATAAGAAAGCAACTAATGACGAGAACAGCTACTACTGACATATATAGGCTGATGCTCCGCCCTCCTCTCCTGTCATTGCACAGATCTGAAGCGGGCAATGGAAATCAGAATTGTAGAAACACCAATGAGCTGCAGGGGGCGGAGCTTAATACGGTTCTATTGGTTACATGACTTTCTCAACTACCGTAAATACAACGATGTGTTTGAATCACTTATAACCTAATATAACGCTGTATCCTCGCCATATAGTGCTGCATACGCCATAT
Protein-coding sequences here:
- the LOC142302634 gene encoding histone H2A type 1, whose product is MSGRGKQGGKTRAKAKTRSSRAGLQFPVGRVHRLLRKGNYAERVGAGAPVYLAAVLEYLTAEILELAGNAARDNKKTRIIPRHLQLAVRNDEELNRLLGGVTIAQGGVLPNIQAVLLPKKTESSKKGK